A part of Macrobrachium nipponense isolate FS-2020 chromosome 26, ASM1510439v2, whole genome shotgun sequence genomic DNA contains:
- the LOC135200002 gene encoding CTP synthase 1-A-like isoform X1 — protein sequence MKYILVTGGVISGIGKGVIASSIGTILKHCGLHVTSIKIDPYINIDAGTFSPYEHGEVFVLDDGGEVDLDLGNYERFLDVTLHRDNNITTGKIYQSVINKERRGDYLGKTVQVVPHVTDAIQEWVETVALRPVDGDQADPEVCIIELGGTIGDIEGMPFVEAFRQFQFRVKRENICVVHVSLVPQPSSTGEHKTKPTQASVRELRGLGLVPDFIVCRSEKPIDEAVKHKISNFCHVVPEQVICLHDAHSIYAVPLMLEEQQLSHLLSDRLSLNLDTHRPKNFMKKWRDLSTKHEYMHNSVIIALVGKYTQLEDSYASVIKALQHAALACNRKLDLKCIEAEDLEEESKATRPVKYYEAWQNVCKSNGIIVPGGFGQRGLEGKVSVCKWARTMKRPLLGVCLGLQASVIEFARNVLALADANSQEVAPEGQCHVIIEMPEHNPGQLGGTMRLGKRQTLFKTHDSKIRQLYGNVDYVEERHRHRYEVNPKYVNDFEAAGMKFVGQDVDGERMEIMELSDHPYYVACQYHPEYLTRPLKPSPPYLGLILAACGKLDQYLSRGCRMSPTDSPESSDEELPMPPHLLVNQTDKPSISPSARRSPPISSPRTPLDSPLEASGFDTDAKN from the exons ATGAAGTACATCTTGGTTACTGGTGGTGTAATATCGGGTATAGGGAAAGGAGTCATTGCATCCAGTATTGGAACTATTCTGAAGCACTGTGGGCTACATGTCACTTCAATAAAAATTGACCCCTACATCAATATTGATGCTGGAACCTTTTCCCCTTACGAACATG GAGAGGTCTTCGTCCTGGATGATGGAGGGGAAGTGGATCTCGACTTAGGCAATTATGAACGGTTTCTTGATGTCACTTTGCACCGTGATAACAATATAACAACTGGGAAGATCTATCAATCTGTTATCAATAAAGAAAGACGAGGAGACTACTTGGGGAAAACGGTTCAG GTTGTGCCCCATGTAACAGATGCCATACAAGAATGGGTAGAAACTGTAGCCCTACGGCCTGTTGACGGTGACCAAGCTGATCCTGAAGTTTGTATTATTGAACTTGGTGGGACAATTGGTGACATAGAGGGTATGCCTTTTGTTGAGGCTTTTCGACAGTTTCAGTTTAGAGTTAAG AGGGAGAATATTTGTGTGGTCCATGTCTCTCTAGTGCCACAACCTTCATCCACTGGGGAACACAAGACCAAACCTACTCAAGCTAGTGTAAGAGAACTGAGAGGACTGGGTCTGGTCCCAGATTTCATAGTCTGTCGCTCTGAAAAACCAATTGATGAAGCTGTGAAGCACAAGATATCTAACTTTTGTCATGTTGTCCCAGAACAG gtTATATGTTTGCATGATGCTCACAGTATATATGCTGTGCCACTTATGCTGGAAGAACAGCAGCTCTCACACTTGCTGAGTGATAGACTTAGTCTGAATTTGGATACTCATCGCCCTAAAAATTTCATGAAGAAGTGGCGGGATTTATCTACAAA gcATGAGTACATGCACAATAGTGTCATCATTGCGTTGGTAGGCAAGTACACACAACTAGAAGATTCTTATGCTTCAGTGATAAAAGCATTACAACATGCTGCTCTTGCGTGCAACCGTAAGCTCGACCTTAAATGTATAGAAGCAGAAGATTTAGAAGAGGAGAGCAAGGCTACTCGCCCTGTGAAATATTATGAAGCTTGGCAGAACGTTTGCAAATCCAA TGGTATTATAGTTCCTGGTGGCTTTGGTCAGAGAGGCCTTGAAGGGAAAGTGAGTGTATGTAAATGGGCAAGGACAATGAAGAGACCTCTACTTGGTGTCTGCCTAGGATTACAAGCTTCTGTTATTGAATTTGCAAG GAACGTCTTAGCACTTGCAGATGCTAATAGCCAAGAGGTTGCCCCTGAGGGTCAATGCCATGTAATCATTGAAATGCCAGAACATAATCCTGGTCAGTTGGGTGGAACTATGAGATTAGGCAAAAGACAGACACTATTTAAAACTCACGATTCTAAGATCAGGCAGCTCTACGGTAATGTTGATTACGTAGAAGAACGTCATCGACACAG GTATGAAGTCAACCCCAAGTATGTAAATGATTTTGAAGCGGCCGGTATGAAATTTGTTGGCCAAGATGTGGATGGCGAAAGAATGGAAATCATGGAATTATCAGATCATCCATACTATGTGGCATGTCAGTATCATCCAGAATATCTCACAAG gCCGCTGAAGCCATCACCACCTTATCTTGGTCTAATACTAGCAGCGTGTGGCAAACTTGACCAGTATTTATCAAGAGGTTGTCGCATGTCTCCAACTGATTCACCAGAGTCTTCAG ATGAGGAATTGCCAATGCCACCCCACTTGTTAGTGAATCAGACTGACAAACCTAGCATCTCCCCTTCAGCAAGACGATCACCGCCTATTTCCTCTCCTAGGACTCCATTGGATAGTCCTTTAGAAGCTTCTGGTTTTGATACTGATGCCAAAAATTGA
- the LOC135200002 gene encoding CTP synthase 1-like isoform X2 — protein sequence MKYILVTGGVISGIGKGVIASSIGTILKHCGLHVTSIKIDPYINIDAGTFSPYEHGEVFVLDDGGEVDLDLGNYERFLDVTLHRDNNITTGKIYQSVINKERRGDYLGKTVQVVPHVTDAIQEWVETVALRPVDGDQADPEVCIIELGGTIGDIEGMPFVEAFRQFQFRVKRENICVVHVSLVPQPSSTGEHKTKPTQASVRELRGLGLVPDFIVCRSEKPIDEAVKHKISNFCHVVPEQVICLHDAHSIYAVPLMLEEQQLSHLLSDRLSLNLDTHRPKNFMKKWRDLSTKHEYMHNSVIIALVGKYTQLEDSYASVIKALQHAALACNRKLDLKCIEAEDLEEESKATRPVKYYEAWQNVCKSNGIIVPGGFGQRGLEGKVSVCKWARTMKRPLLGVCLGLQASVIEFARNVLALADANSQEVAPEGQCHVIIEMPEHNPGQLGGTMRLGKRQTLFKTHDSKIRQLYGNVDYVEERHRHRYEVNPKYVNDFEAAGMKFVGQDVDGERMEIMELSDHPYYVACQYHPEYLTRPLKPSPPYLGLILAACGKLDQYLSRGCRMSPTDSPESSGLHY from the exons ATGAAGTACATCTTGGTTACTGGTGGTGTAATATCGGGTATAGGGAAAGGAGTCATTGCATCCAGTATTGGAACTATTCTGAAGCACTGTGGGCTACATGTCACTTCAATAAAAATTGACCCCTACATCAATATTGATGCTGGAACCTTTTCCCCTTACGAACATG GAGAGGTCTTCGTCCTGGATGATGGAGGGGAAGTGGATCTCGACTTAGGCAATTATGAACGGTTTCTTGATGTCACTTTGCACCGTGATAACAATATAACAACTGGGAAGATCTATCAATCTGTTATCAATAAAGAAAGACGAGGAGACTACTTGGGGAAAACGGTTCAG GTTGTGCCCCATGTAACAGATGCCATACAAGAATGGGTAGAAACTGTAGCCCTACGGCCTGTTGACGGTGACCAAGCTGATCCTGAAGTTTGTATTATTGAACTTGGTGGGACAATTGGTGACATAGAGGGTATGCCTTTTGTTGAGGCTTTTCGACAGTTTCAGTTTAGAGTTAAG AGGGAGAATATTTGTGTGGTCCATGTCTCTCTAGTGCCACAACCTTCATCCACTGGGGAACACAAGACCAAACCTACTCAAGCTAGTGTAAGAGAACTGAGAGGACTGGGTCTGGTCCCAGATTTCATAGTCTGTCGCTCTGAAAAACCAATTGATGAAGCTGTGAAGCACAAGATATCTAACTTTTGTCATGTTGTCCCAGAACAG gtTATATGTTTGCATGATGCTCACAGTATATATGCTGTGCCACTTATGCTGGAAGAACAGCAGCTCTCACACTTGCTGAGTGATAGACTTAGTCTGAATTTGGATACTCATCGCCCTAAAAATTTCATGAAGAAGTGGCGGGATTTATCTACAAA gcATGAGTACATGCACAATAGTGTCATCATTGCGTTGGTAGGCAAGTACACACAACTAGAAGATTCTTATGCTTCAGTGATAAAAGCATTACAACATGCTGCTCTTGCGTGCAACCGTAAGCTCGACCTTAAATGTATAGAAGCAGAAGATTTAGAAGAGGAGAGCAAGGCTACTCGCCCTGTGAAATATTATGAAGCTTGGCAGAACGTTTGCAAATCCAA TGGTATTATAGTTCCTGGTGGCTTTGGTCAGAGAGGCCTTGAAGGGAAAGTGAGTGTATGTAAATGGGCAAGGACAATGAAGAGACCTCTACTTGGTGTCTGCCTAGGATTACAAGCTTCTGTTATTGAATTTGCAAG GAACGTCTTAGCACTTGCAGATGCTAATAGCCAAGAGGTTGCCCCTGAGGGTCAATGCCATGTAATCATTGAAATGCCAGAACATAATCCTGGTCAGTTGGGTGGAACTATGAGATTAGGCAAAAGACAGACACTATTTAAAACTCACGATTCTAAGATCAGGCAGCTCTACGGTAATGTTGATTACGTAGAAGAACGTCATCGACACAG GTATGAAGTCAACCCCAAGTATGTAAATGATTTTGAAGCGGCCGGTATGAAATTTGTTGGCCAAGATGTGGATGGCGAAAGAATGGAAATCATGGAATTATCAGATCATCCATACTATGTGGCATGTCAGTATCATCCAGAATATCTCACAAG gCCGCTGAAGCCATCACCACCTTATCTTGGTCTAATACTAGCAGCGTGTGGCAAACTTGACCAGTATTTATCAAGAGGTTGTCGCATGTCTCCAACTGATTCACCAGAGTCTTCAG GTCTTCATTACTAG